From the Nostoc sp. PCC 7107 genome, the window AATTTCCTTGGAGAATTTCTAACCGCGCTAAATTATTAATCGCCGCATCAGCCACCCGGTTTTGATATTGCATAGCAATTTTATAATGCTCACAAGCCTCAATCCAACTATCTAATCTTTCATAAGTTGCACCCAAGTTATAGTGAGCCGAACCAAAATCTGGTTTCAATTCCACAGCAATTTTTAGATAAGATAACGCTTTATGAAAATCACTATTTAAGTAATTTTCATAGCCAATTTTATTCAGAGCTTTAGGCATTTGTTTTTTCTCCTGTTCATTGAAATTAAAGCGCAGAATAAATTTGCTAAATTCCTCATTTATAGGTTGATGTGTTGACAGCAATTGCAAAATAAATTCAGTCACATTAGCATCATCAGCCTCTTCAAGTTCAGCTATGCTGACTTGATGTGTCAGTTGAGGTTGATGTTCACCGAGTAAGTCGGGTTTGTATTTAGCCACGAGTGTCACTAAGTCAGAGCGTTTGTAGCGACGGCTATCAGAATGTTCACTATTTAGCCTAAACTCCCGACATATTCTCTCAATAAATTTTCTGACACTAGCCTCACCAATATTCATCGCCACTGCTATCTCTGCATCCGTCTCGCCAGCTAGTATCCTTTGCAATACTTCTTTCCGTCGGCTTGTCAGTTTTTCAAATATCACCTCAAACTCTTGTTGATTCATATTTTGCTGTTACTAGCCTCATATTCTACTCACACTTGTGACTATGTTAATAGAAGTTAATGCTGATCATCCTCTGTAATTAGACAGATGTAAATAGTACTAGTGTTTAGAATGCTTATTAAGTAACGCTTTGAGCTTTTATTTCTCTAAATTGGCTCATAATAACTAGTTTAAAGTTGTTTGATTTTAATTAAAAGTATTTATACGTATTTATATTTATATTGAGTTGTATGAAAATTTCAACTTATGATTGACAGCTATACGCTGCCAATGTCACGCTTGTGATTAATATTTTGAGTCACAAGCTTATTATCTCTATTCCAATCCAAGGTGACAACTTCGTATTATTATGAAATTTAATTGCCTGAAAAAGCTCTTGAGTGTTGCAACTTTAAGTGTGTCAGTCAGTGCTATCCTTCTGACATCCACATCTACATCAGTTTTTTCCCAAAGTAAAAGTAAATCTAGTTTCTTTTCCTTCAAATCATATAACGCTCCCAATCGTTATATTCGGCATAAAAATTTCTTGGGCTATTTAGAACCAATCAACAATGACCTGGGAAGAAAAGACGCAACCTATAAACTTGTTCCAGGATTAGCAAATAGTCAATGCAAGTCATTTGAATCTGTAAACTTTCCCGGTCATTTTTTGAGACACGAAAATTTAAGGCTGAAGTTGGCAAGAAGAACTAATCAGCAACTTTTTAAGGAAGATGCTACTTTTTGTATTGTGAATGGACTCTTTGGTAACAATACTTCTACTGTTTCATTTGAATCATTCAACTTACCCGGACACTATATACGACACAAGAACTTTGAGTTATGGGTAGAAGCAGCAGATGGAAGAGACATCTTCAGACAAGATGCAACGTTTTATCGCACTAACCCTCTATATCCGTAGCGAAATACTTGAAATAAACCAACTTATTAGGCGCGATCGCCATCATGAATTACCCAGAGTTTATCATGCGATCGCCCTGGTGAATCAGCCTTATTTTTTCATGCGATCGCCTTCATGAAATACATCAAAATATGTGCGATCGCTCTTAGCACTTAACTTTTTTTAGAGGCATACATAGCTCACTTGCAGAGAAAACACAAATTTAAATAATTGAAAAAAGTTAACACTAACAATGGGAAAACTAATAGGACAAACGCTAACTGTAATAATGTTTGTTTTTGGCTCTGGTACGGCAATAGTAGGTCTTACAGGGCAACAACCTCATATTATGACTGGTGGTTTAGTGATGACAGCTACATCCATAAGAATGGGCAAAGAATTTTTTGATGGCGTTTTTTAGTAATTTTTTATTAAATCAGGATTTACGCAAAATTAGGAAAAAACGAACCGCAAAGGACGCAAAGAACACGAAGTTATAAGAGTTTGAGAGAGTTATTGCGTAAGTCCTAATTAAATTAAGATTAAACAGGAGTGTAATGAGCGTTGATTTATTAATTTTATCATTAATTTGTGCGTCGTTTTTTGCTTGTGTTTCTATGCAAATTGCACAAGGAAAGGGTAGAAACTCAGCACTGTGGCTTGTACTTGGATTTCTGTTTGGAATTTTTGCAGTTATCCTTGTGGCTATTTTACCAACTGCATAAGAGTAATTTTGAAATTGTTCAGTGTAACGAAAAAGTTGCTAATTTGAAAAAAATGTTGACAAGGAAAAATACCATCATGAAAAATTTAAAATCTGTTGGCTTGCTCATTGTTTTTGGTACTTTAATCTCTAGATTTATAGGCTATCCAATTGCACTAGCCAGCGAAATCGAAAAACAAGATATTATTCTCTCTGCCAATGGTGCAGCTGGATCTGAAGATTGGGAATACAATGCTTCAAGAGGACAAGGTTGGGTTAGATATAAACTTGATTGGCAACCTGATGTTCGTATAAAGAGCGTGAGTGGCAAATGTGTTGATAACTGCAAGAATGATGCCAGAAAATTTCAATATAGACTCGCATTAGAAAAGAAAAAAATAATTCTTTATATGAAGGCAACAAATGAACTACCAGGACTCATTCGGGTTGAAGTGAGTGCTGTTATAGACTAACAAAATTAAATGCTAGTTATACTTATGCACTGCCGTTTGTTACTATAAATATACTCTTAAAAAGAGCGATATCCCTCCTGAATCTCAACTATAATTTAGGTTGATCGCTCTTTTTAAATAAGCTGAATTTTTAGTGTGATCGCCCTCCCGAATCAGCAAGGAAGGCTGAAGGTGATCGCGCTTCTAAAATAAGTCGAGTTTGTGGTGCATTGTATCTCAAAACTATCAGAAGTAAAAAGCGCAATCCAGCGAGAAGCAAAGCGCAGCAAGAACAAAATACCAGACTCAGAAATTCCCTAACTATG encodes:
- a CDS encoding tetratricopeptide repeat protein gives rise to the protein MNQQEFEVIFEKLTSRRKEVLQRILAGETDAEIAVAMNIGEASVRKFIERICREFRLNSEHSDSRRYKRSDLVTLVAKYKPDLLGEHQPQLTHQVSIAELEEADDANVTEFILQLLSTHQPINEEFSKFILRFNFNEQEKKQMPKALNKIGYENYLNSDFHKALSYLKIAVELKPDFGSAHYNLGATYERLDSWIEACEHYKIAMQYQNRVADAAINNLARLEILQGNYAAAIELIEPTLSRVKDNTVKAALHKNLGWAYFQQNSYPQAKQHLLISLELEIDYAPAYALLAQFQEAQGDTPGAILSWQNFLESYSHDQQLNKIRWKLPELEVWKLNAMRNVSRANISNSEIPDF
- a CDS encoding AbfB domain-containing protein encodes the protein MKFNCLKKLLSVATLSVSVSAILLTSTSTSVFSQSKSKSSFFSFKSYNAPNRYIRHKNFLGYLEPINNDLGRKDATYKLVPGLANSQCKSFESVNFPGHFLRHENLRLKLARRTNQQLFKEDATFCIVNGLFGNNTSTVSFESFNLPGHYIRHKNFELWVEAADGRDIFRQDATFYRTNPLYP